One Euphorbia lathyris chromosome 1, ddEupLath1.1, whole genome shotgun sequence DNA segment encodes these proteins:
- the LOC136222003 gene encoding uncharacterized protein, with protein MESPNANHSEENPNENEANLLSEDKIEDRNDALARSLSTMLTSVITDFESKAQSTVKSQDYLNSTIDRLTRELDQLLEDAPLPFIMQHAAKISAVRKRVSSLNLVLKSIQRRIDNIDRMLSVGVPQGKD; from the exons ATGGAAAGCCCAAATGCAAATCACTCTGAAGAAAACCCTAACGAAAATGAAGCAAATCTACTCTCTGAAGACAAAATCGAAGATCGCAATGATGCATTGGCCAGATCTCTATCCACTATGTTAACCAGTGTCATAACTGATTTTGAATCTAAAGCTCAGAGCACTGTCAAAAGCCAGGACTATCTTAACTCCACCATAGATCGTCTTACCCGAG AGCTCGATCAATTATTAGAAGATGCGCCTTTGCCATTCATTATGCAACATGCTGCAAAGATTTCAGCTGTTCGGAAGAGAGTTTCTTCGTTGAATTTGGTGCTGAAATCTATACAACGGAGGATCGACAATATTGATCGGATGCTATCTGTAGGAGTTCCACAAG